A DNA window from Oryctolagus cuniculus chromosome 21, mOryCun1.1, whole genome shotgun sequence contains the following coding sequences:
- the LOC138847397 gene encoding prothymosin alpha: MSDAAVDTSSEITTKDLKEKKEVVEEAENGRDAPANGNANEENGEQEADNEVDEEEEEGGEEEEEEEEGDGEEEDGDEDEEAEAATGKRAAEDDEEDDVDTKKQKTDEDD, translated from the coding sequence ATGTCCGACGCGGCCGTGGACACCAGCTCCGAGATCACCACCAAGGACttgaaggagaagaaggaagtgGTGGAGGAGGCGGAGAATGGGAGAGACGCCCCCGCCAACGGCAACGCCAATGAGGAGAACGGGGAGCAGGAGGCGGACAACGAGGTagacgaggaagaggaggaaggtggcgaggaggaagaggaggaggaagagggcgaTGGTGAGGAAGAGGACGGAGACGAAGACGAGGAGGCCGAGGCGGCTACAGGCAAGCGGGCAGCTGAGGATGACGAGGAGGACGACGTGGACACCAAGAAGCAGAAGACCGACGAGGATGACTAG